In Anopheles gambiae chromosome 2, idAnoGambNW_F1_1, whole genome shotgun sequence, a single window of DNA contains:
- the LOC133391415 gene encoding uncharacterized protein LOC133391415 codes for MARFHALSFAMKQQEPEAFERIVSQLEETYYSAALEPWHGPFMQRIVTICKEALDIECTESPDRYTANFRRDAQAFLNSPIYGMMVELANTRNRYAVITHGDCWLPNFLLRPDQVRMIDFQMVRCASPVLDLVLFVYCCTDQALRDTHYDQLLSAYYHAFAELLAELGTDPQATFPASVLAAELQQFGRFGCGIAVESIPLAQLDESDVPDLDRLEGTEPVPLDQILTVRSIGTQYGRRRLVDVLRHAYDRGYL; via the coding sequence ATGGCACGCTTTCACGCCCTCTCGTTCGCGATGAAACAGCAGGAACCCGAGGCATTCGAACGTATCGTCAGCCAGCTCGAGGAAACGTACTACAGTGCGGCGCTAGAACCGTGGCACGGCCCGTTCATGCAGCGGATCGTGACCATCTGCAAGGAAGCGCTAGACATCGAGTGCACGGAAAGTCCCGACCGATACACGGCGAACTTCAGGCGCGACGCCCAGGCCTTCCTGAACAGCCCGATCTACGGCATGATGGTGGAGCTAGCTAACACCCGCAACCGGTACGCGGTCATCACGCACGGCGACTGTTGGCTGCCTAACTTCCTCCTCCGCCCGGACCAGGTGCGCATGATCGACTTCCAGATGGTGCGGTGCGCCTCGCCCGTGCTCGATCTCGTCCTGTTTGTGTACTGCTGTACCGATCAAGCGCTACGGGACACACACTACGATCAGTTGCTGAGCGCGTACTATCACGCGTTCGCCGAACTGCTGGCCGAGCTCGGCACGGACCCGCAGGCGACGTTTCCCGCCAGCGTGCTTGCGGCCGAGCTGCAGCAGTTCGGCCGGTTCGGGTGCGGGATTGCGGTCGAGTCGATCCCGCTGGCCCAGCTGGACGAGTCGGATGTGCCGGATCTGGACCGTCTGGAGGGTACGGAACCGGTGCCGCTCGATCAAATACTGACGGTCCGAAGCATCGGGACGCAGTACGGCAGGCGCCGGCTGGTGGACGTGCTGCGCCACGCGTACGATCGTGGCTATTTATGA
- the LOC1273895 gene encoding uncharacterized protein LOC1273895 yields MDTQRVALKLSDISPKFTEETLDEIVRCAGGKRCTGWKIPETNFTKGDAYLSELYRIQLTGEPAEPGRDEPLVVNVVVKTIPKNVGRRNTFRSADFFRNEANFYNVVLKELYRFQDARKPANPFKDINPCYVAYTDGVNDFVAMEDLGQYGYKTASRAEGVGLEECKRCMRSLGRFHALSLAMKEQEPDRFHEIAQQHVEETYYSARLKSWYNNFLQVQIDIARDAMAREYPGTELERTMEKFFDCDLYDHMVYLTHTRNQNSVINHGDCWMPNFLFHDSTPAMRMIDFQLARYCSPALDIAFFVYSCTSQALRDAHYEDLLGAYHGGLAEMLRDLGSDPDTVFPRAELEKEMRQYARFGCGMGIESIPFSLLDESEVPDLDKITGEQAVPIEQLWILRPIASQAGRRRLTDMFRHATDMGYLN; encoded by the exons ATGGACACGCAGCGGGTGGCACTGAAGCTGAGCGACATTTCGCCAAAGTTCACGGAGGAAACGCTGGACGAGATTGTGCGGTGTGCGGGCGGGAAGCGCTGCACGGGCTGGAAGATCCCGGAAACCAACTTCACCAAGGGTGACGCGTACCTGAGCGAGCTGTACCGCATCCAGCTGACCGGGGAGCCGGCCGAACCGGGCCGGGACGAACCGCTGGTGGTGAATGTGGTCGTGAAAACGATCCCGAAGAATGTGGGCCGCCGGAACACGTTCCGGTCGGCGGACTTTTTCCGCAACGAGGCCAACTTTTACAACGTGGTGCTGAAGGAGCTGTACCGCTTTCAGGACGCGCGCAAACCGGCCAACCCGTTCAAGGACATTAACCC ATGCTATGTGGCGTACACGGACGGGGTGAACGATTTCGTCGCGATGGAAGACCTTGGCCAGTACGGGTACAAGACGGCTTCGAG AGCCGAAGGTGTCGGACTGGAGGAGTGCAAACGTTGCATGCGCTCGCTCGGCCGCTTCCATGCCCTGTCGCTAGCGATGAAGGAACAGGAACCGGACCGCTTTCACGAGATCGCCCAGCAGCACGTGGAGGAAACGTACTACAGTGCCCGGCTCAAGTCGTGGTACAACAACTTCCTGCAGGTGCAGATCGATATCGCGCGCGACGCGATGGCGCGCGAATATCCCGGCACCGAGCTGGAGCGCACGATGGAGAAGTTTTTCGACTGCGACCTGTACGACCACATGGTGTACCTGACGCACACGCGCAACCAGAACTCGGTCATCAACCACGGTGACTGCTGGATGCCGAACTTTCTGTTCCACGACAGCACGCCGGCGATGCGCATGATCGACTTTCAGCTCGCCCGCTACTGCTCGCCCGCGCTCGACATTGCGTTCTTCGTGTACTCCTGCACCAGCCAGGCGTTGCGCGACGCGCACTATGAGGATCTGCTCGGCGCGTACCACGGCGGGCTGGCGGAGATGCTGCGCGATCTCGGCTCCGATCCGGACACGGTCTTCCCGCGCGCCGAGCTGGAGAAGGAGATGCGCCAGTACGCCCGGTTCGGGTGCGGCATGGGCATCGAGTCGATACCGTTCTCGCTGCTGGACGAATCGGAGGTGCCCGATCTGGACAAGATCACGGGCGAGCAGGCGGTCCCGATCGAGCAGCTCTGGATCCTGCGCCCGATTGCCAGCCAGGCCGGCCGGCGGCGACTGACGGACATGTTCCGTCATGCGACCGATATGGGCTATTTGAATTAG
- the LOC1273896 gene encoding ATP-binding cassette subfamily C member 4 has translation MDSSTKPVKKNPRKGAFCLSQLFFGWLLPLFYRGSRRGLGKDDLTKCLKADRSEDLGDELEEQWEKEVSQARIASREPKLRNALFRTFYKQSLFDGFLIFLFVLIKTILPVVLAQLLVQFQEPTNSTHVAVVNMNNDVFSTVPPMAMPLMMLPDTTQSHLENLVFDETAMINKRRRKRRIRIEDDKPAPGNSIGGSKPNVAQEAEAMETTILPDLSEQFGADDPSATANSTVVDDLSDFLHHAWNDAFWLSGLLVLLTLLGCFCCHHSDLRERLVGARMRIACCSLIYRKTLRMSRKAAGQTPAGYMINLLSNDVSRLDYGFIYVHYVWVLPFQACFTCYLIWRRVQWAAIVGVVGLLVKTIPVQTGLSRLSSIIRMRVAKKTDQRVGIMNELIQGIQVIKMYAWEKPFHKVVSLARKKEVRQIRWASYIRGIYLSTMVFTERSTLFLAIACCVIEGRAITADIVFPMAQFFNILQLTAAIFYPLAVSLGAEALVSIDRIQEFLALQEHDATPPSASATGGLKRNLNDLHLLAEHDNKPAIELQNVTASWEETTDKTLKDISVKIEPGRLLAVIGPVGAGKSSLLQMLLGELPIQNGTATINGDVSYGSQEPWLFTGTVRNNILFGLPYDRHRYQAVVRHCALTTDFQQLPDGDKTVVGERGTSLSGGQRARVSLARAVYNNASIYLLDDPLSAVDAHVGKHLFDEVIGPRGYLAQKQKATRVLVTHQVHFLKEADWIVIIEGGKIVTQGTYTELANGKVDFGKLLKSGEPEKGGADDSVLAADIPEDEIPFIDGVTLDGYKLLKGSTVSLRGVTPSSCASSVADNLGRQVAEDQAEGTISWRIWATYFLSGGNVLMLLFTFLMLLFSQAIVSGSDYFVTYWTRQEELRLVNERAVTTTKVDFLYTYGVIIIGVVVFTIFRGYLFFNICMKASRNLHDRMFARMLTAPMRFFDTNPSGRILNRFSKDMGAIDELLPKAMIEAIQILLVMTGILTMITIVNPLLLLPLLGAVLLYAIALKLYLRPIQDMKRLEGITRSPVFSHLSATLSGLSTIRASGVQEKIREEFDDLQNVHSAVWQLTMSSNAALGLWLDCISTAFVACVTFSFIVLHQDTYSANVGLAISQALILTGMVQYGIRQTTESIQQMTAVERVVQYTEIASETDPPKVPPGDWPWKGQIQFHNMSLCYEQDAPPVLKNLELVIEPTWKVGIVGRTGAGKSSLIGALFRLARIEGRIMIDGIDTGVISLEALRSKISIIPQDPVLFSATIRYNLDPFSLYDDDMLWRAIGEVELRSAISGLDFMVTEGGTNFSVGQRQLICLARAILRNNKILVLDEATANVDPQTDALIQKTIREKFKHCTVLTVAHRLHTVMDSDRILVMDAGEAREFDTPHILLQQEGGILKDMVEATGPSESESLKRIAAETYAQMDPNRHLMNGMPNPWRFGKEAPQ, from the exons ATGGACAGCTCCACGAAGCCGGTAAAGAAGAACCCGCGCAAGGGAGCGTTCTGTCTGTCGCAGCTGTTCTTCGGCTGGCTGCTGCCGCTGTTCTACCGTGGATCGCGCCGCGGTCTCGGTAAGGACGATCTTACCAAATGCTTGAAGGCGGACCGGTCGGAGGATTTGGGAGACGAGCTGGAAGA GCAATGGGAAAAGGAAGTGTCCCAGGCACGAATCGCAAGTCGCGAGCCGAAGCTACGCAATGCCCTCTTCCGGACGTTCTACAAGCAGAGCCTGTTTGATggatttcttatttttctgtTCGTGCTGATAAA AACCATTCTGCCCGTGGTGCTGGCGCAGCTGCTGGTGCAGTTCCAGGAACCCACCAACTCCACGCACGTTGCGGTGGTTAACATGAACAAtgacgtgttcagcacggTACCACCGATGGCGATGCCGCTGATGATGCTGCCGGACACTACGCAATCGCATCTGGAAAATCTCGTCTTCGACGAGACGGCCATGATCAATAAGCGACGCCGGAAGCGACGGATCCGAATCGAGGACGATAAACCGGCCCCGGGAAACAGCATCGGAGGAAGCAAGCCGAACGTCGCTCAGGAAG CTGAAGCCATGGAGACAACTATACTGCCGGACCTTAGCGAACAGTTTGGAGCGGACGATCCATCGGCCACTGCGAACAGCACCGTCGTGGACGATCTCTCCGACTTTCTGCACCACGCGTGGAACGATGCGTTCTGGCTTTCGGGCCTGCTGGTACTGCTGACCCTGCTCGGTTGCTTCTGCTGCCATCATTCCGATCTGCGCGAGCGTCTAGTCGGTGCCAGGATGCGCATTGCCTGCTGCTCGCTCATCTACCGCAAGACGCTGCGCATGTCGCGGAAGGCGGCCGGTCAAACGCCCGCTGGCTACATGATCAATCTGCTGTCGAACGATGTGAGCCGGCTGGATTATGGGTTCATCTACGTCCACTACGTCTGGGTGTTGCCGTTTCAG GCATGCTTTACCTGCTACCTGATCTGGCGCCGTGTCCAGTGGGCAGCAATTGTCGGCGTGGTCGGGCTGCTCGTTAAAACGATCCCCGTCCAGACCGGGCTGAGCCGGCTGAGCTCGATCATTCGCATGCGCGTCGCGAAAAAGACGGACCAGCGCGTCGGCATCATGAACGAGCTGATACAGGGCATCCAGGTGATCAAGATGTACGCCTGGGAGAAACCGTTCCACAAGGTCGTGTCGTTGGCGCGCAAGAAGGAGGTGCGCCAGATCCGCTGGGCATCGTACATCCGGGGCATCTACCTGAGCACGATGGTGTTTACCGAACGGTCGACTCTGTTTCTCGCGATCGCGTGCTGCGTGATCGAGGGACGCGCCATCACCGCGGACATTGTCTTCCCGATGGCCCAGTTCTTCAACATCCTTCAGCTAACGGCGGCGATCTTCTATCCGCTGGCCGTTTCGCTCGGTGCCGAAGCGCTCGTATCGATCGACCGCATCCAGGAGTTCCTGGCGCTGCAGGAGCACGACGCAACGCCACCATCGGCGTCGGCCACCGgcgggctgaagcgcaatcTGAACGATCTGCACCTGCTGGCCGAGCACGACAACAAACCGGCGATCGAGCTGCAGAACGTGACGGCTAGCTGGGAGGAGACGACCGACAAAACGCTCAAAGACATCAGCGTCAAGATCGAGCCGGGTCGGTTGCTGGCCGTTATTGGGCCGGTCGGTGCTGGCAAGAGCTCGCTGCTGCAGATGCTGCTCGGCGAGCTGCCGATACAGAACGGCACGGCCACGATCAACGGGGACGTGTCGTACGGCTCGCAAGAGCCGTGGCTGTTCACTGGCACGGTGCGGAACAACATTCTGTTCGGTTTGCCGTACGATCGGCACCGGTATCAGGCGGTGGTGCGTCACTGTGCCCTCACGACCGACTTCCAGCAGCTGCCGGATGGAGACAAAACGGTGGTGGGTGAGCGGGGCACTTCCCTGTCCGGGGGTCAGCGTGCTCGCGTCAGTTTGGCACGGGCGGTGTACAACAACGCGTCCATCTACTTGCTGGACGATCCGCTCAGCGCGGTCGATGCACACGTCGGCAAGCATCTGTTCGATGAGGTGATCGGTCCGCGCGGCTATCTGGCACAGAAACAGAAGGCTACGCGGGTGCTAGTGACGCACCAGGTACACTTCCTGAAGGAAGCCGACTGGATCGTGATCATCGAGGGAGGGAAAATCGTGACCCAGGGCACGTACACGGAGCTGGCGAACGGCAAGGTTGACTTTGGCAAGCTGCTCAAGTCCGGCGAGCCGGAGAAGGGCGGGGCGGACGATAGTGTACTGGCGGCGGACATTCCGGAGGATGAGATTCCCTTCATTGACGGCGTTACGCTCGATGGGTATAAGCTGCTGAAGGGAAGTACCGTTTCGTTGCGTGGCGTTACACCCAGCTCCTGTGCG TCAAGTGTGGCCGACAACCTTGGCCGCCAGGTAGCGGAGGACCAGGCAGAGGGTACCATTTCGTGGCGCATTTGGGCAACGTACTTCCTCTCCGGTGGCAACGTGCTGATGCTACTGTTCACCTTCctgatgctgctgttctcGCAGGCGATCGTCAGCGGATCGGACTACTTCGTCACGTACTGGACGCGGCAGGAAGAGCTGCGGTTGGTGAACGAACGAGCCGTTACCACCACGAAGGTCGATTTCCTCTACACGTACGGCGTGATCATTATCGGCGTGGTCGTGTTCACCATCTTCCGGGGGTATCTGTTTTTCAACATCTGCATGAAAGCGTCCCGCAATCTGCACGACCGCATGTTCGCCCGCATGCTGACCGCACCGATGCGCTTCTTCGACACGAACCCGTCCGGGCGGATCTTGAACCGCTTCTCGAAGGATATGGGCGCGATCGACGAACTGCTGCCGAAGGCGATGATCGAAGCCATTCAGATACTGCTGGTGATGACGGGTATACTGACGATGATTACGATCGTGaacccgctgctgctgctgccactgctgggAGCCGTTTTGCTGTACGCGATCGCACTCAAGCTGTATCTGCGCCCGATTCAAGACATGAAGCGGTTGGAAGGCATCA CACGTAGTCCCGTGTTCTCCCACCTGTCCGCAACACTCTCCGGGCTGTCGACCATCCGTGCGAGCGGTGTGCAGGAGAAGATTCGCGAAGAGTTCGACGATCTGCAGAACGTTCATTCGGCCGTGTGGCAGCTGACGATGTCCAGCAATGCCGCTCTTGGGCTGTGGCTTGACTGCATCAGTACGGCGTTCGTGGCCTGTGTGACGTTCAGCTTCATTGTGCTCCATCAAG ATACCTACAGTGCAAACGTCGGTTTAGCCATCTCGCAGGCACTCATCCTCACCGGTATGGTACAGTACGGCATCCGACAAACGACGGAATCGATTCAGCAGATGACGGCCGTCGAGCGTGTCGTACAGTACACGGAAATTGCCTCGGAGACGGATCCGCCCAAAGTGCCGCCGGGTGACTGGCCCTGGAAGGGACAGATTCAGTTCCACAACATGTCACTCTGCTACGAGCAGGACGCACCGCCGGTGCTCAAGAACCTCGAGCTTGTGATTGAACCCACGTGGAAGGTGGGAATCGTCGGTCGAACCGGGGCCGGCAAATCGTCCCTCATCGGGGCCCTCTTCCGGTTGGCACGCATCGAAGGGCGCATCATGATTGACGGCATCGATACGGGTGTGATTTCGCTGGAAGCGTTACGCTCGAAGATATCGATCATCCCGCAGGATCCGGTACTGTTCAGCGCCACCATACGCTACAATCTCGATCCGTTCAGCCTGTACGACGACGATATGCTGTGGCGTGCGATCGGCGAGGTCGAGCTACGGTCCGCCATCAGTGGGTTGGACTTTATGGTGACGGAAGGTGGCACCAACTTCAGTGTCGGCCAGCGGCAACTAATCTGTCTCGCGCGAGCAATTCTGCGCAATAACAAAATACTGGTGCTTGACGAGGCGACGGCCAACGTGGATCCTCA GACGGATGCACTGATACAGAAAACGATCCGGGAGAAGTTCAAGCACTGTACGGTGCTGACGGTTGCGCATCGCCTGCACACGGTAATGGATTCCGACCGCATACTGGTGATGGATGCCGGTGAAGCGAGGGAGTTTGACACTCCGCACATACTGCTCCAGCAGGAGGGTGGCATCCTGAAGGATATGGTCGAAGCAACGGGACCGTCCGAGTCGGAATCTCTCAAGCGCATTGCCGCGGAAACGTACGCGCAGATGGACCCGAATCGGCACCTCATGAACGGTATGCCGAACCCGTGGCGGTTTGGCAAGGAAGCGCCACAGTGA
- the LOC1273897 gene encoding GPI ethanolamine phosphate transferase 1: MKLLLLAVVIHVLFLLSIFYIHFQSPILKGLPDGAEHDHPPADRLVLFVGDGLRAESFLRHDLNRTHFLRNTLLREGVFGISNTRVPTESRPGHAALLAGVYEDPSAVFRGWKENPVEFDSVLNRSSVSYCWGSPDIVHMFSRGATPGRVHVAAYDSNDESFAQSANTSLLDIWVFDRVREFLAGEQQTKGGVLSQKKVVLFLHLLGLDTAGHVHKPYSELFTENLITVDKGIESIVRLIERATKNDGRTAYIFTSDHGMTDQGSHGAGHPHETETPFLAWGAGFKHWKEAIPASDYSNALELDGKSIPVHHLNQADAAPLMAAVLGIAVPKNSLGKLPRSLLNVSEEYAAWAMRNNAEQLLSQYHHWQRESEGKMLQWLVNTKQTSLKVLIEALQSEIADADYRKDYTEVQSLTKMLIDTALNAIEYFQTYYKPHLYLALTLTMLGWLLLLAKETCTPTNTRIFALNRAVALTAVVVALTVTVFNIAQNTPTVVVLYFVLPVVLWGYIGAHWRQYAPLLQGKAAMYSAGFIIAAEALVWAFMDRRLLAPLLWVHCLIVVKPLLDRKPSDVNNRSMVRHWIAFNLLLSGFFLLPTIGRDSSNVYLLCISIFAWTAVNTMIVHRSKHTSLLKSIAVLVQLLQAANLLYLIFLIQASANVPQWCRSLCWVFSGLGLLAPYSTSTSVSDRMLALFSGLSGPYMMLSLSYEPLFLLCFCYTLYLWLNVENCMRNKRIALDSFHYCSSIQAEGSIDFKNTRLTFGFMLFLLVSFFGTGNLATVSSFDTNWVRCFVTTFSPFTMMALIVFKLLVPVLLLICVLKAMVIISSVPKTKMFTLTLMVCDWMCMNFFFLVKNKGSWMEIGSSISHFVILECTTIVVIMMYELAHFVTDVTLTTSTPGTRPAQAYVTSSQSLPYTNKERVE; the protein is encoded by the exons ATGAAACTACTCTTGCTGGCAGTGGTGATTCATGTTCTGTTCCTTTTGTCCATTTTCTACATCCACTTCCAATCGCCCATACTGAAGGGGCTACCGGATGGTGCGGAGCACGATCATCCACCAGCGGATAG GCTGGTGCTATTCGTGGGTGATGGTTTGAGAGCGGAATCGTTTCTACGGCACGATCTCAACCGTACCCACTTTTTGCGGAACACACTTCTCCGGGAGGGCGTGTTTGGAATATCGAACACACGAGTTCCGACTGAATCACGCCCCGGCCATGCCGCATTACTGGCAG GCGTCTATGAAGACCCAAGTGCAGTGTTCCGGGGATGGAAAGAGAATCCGGTCGAGTTTGATTCTGTGCTGAATCGGTCGAGCGTAAGCTACTGCTGGGGCAGTCCGGATATAGTGCACATGTTTTCGCGCGGTGCCACCCCCGGAAGGGTTCACGTGGCTGCGTACGATAGCAACGATGAAAGTTTCGCACAATCGGCCAACACCTCGCTGCTAGACATATGGGTGTTTGACCGGGTACGAGAGTTTCTGGCTGGTGAGCAACAAACGAAGGGTGGAGTTTTATCGCAGAAGAAAGTTGTGCTCTTTCTACATTTACTCGGACTGGACACGGCGGGCCACGTTCACAAGCCATACTCAGA ATTATTTACAGAAAATCTTATTACCGTCGACAAAGGCATTGAATCGATCGTGAGGCTGATAGAGCGCGCGACCAAGAACGATGGTCGGACTGCGTACATCTTCACATCTGACCACGGTATGACCGATCAAGGATCGCACGGTGCAGGGCATCCACACGAAACGGAAACACCATTTCTGGCTTGGGGTGCAGGTTTTAAGCATTGGAAGGAGGCGATCCCGGCGTCTGATTATAG CAATGCGTTAGAGTTGGATGGGAAGAGCATCCCTGTACATCACCTTAACCAAGCGGATGCAGCACCACTGATGGCGGCAGTGCTTGGCATTGCGGTACCAAAGAATAGTTTAGGAAAGCTTCCACGCTCATTGCTGAACGTATCCGAG GAATACGCAGCATGGGCAATGCGTAATAATGCGGAACAGCTACTATCTCAATACCATCACTGGCAGCGGGAATCCGAGGGCAAAATGCTGCAATGGTTGGTGAACACAAAGCAGACCAGCTTGAAGGTGTTGATCGAAGCGCTGCAGTCGGAGATTGCCGATGCAGATTACCGGAAAGATTACACCGAAGTC CAATCTCTAACAAAAATGCTCATCGATACGGCGCTAAATGCTATCGAATATTTTCAAACCTACTACAAACCGCATCTGTACCTCGCGCTCACACTGACCATGTTAGgttggttgctgttgcttgccAAGGAAACGTGTACACCGACTAACACCAGAATATTTGCCCTCAATCGAGCGGTTGCATTAACGGCAGTGGTCGTTGCGCTAACTGTTACGGTTTTTAATATAG CACAAAACACTCCGACCGTTGTTGTGTTATACTTTGTGCTTCCCGTCGTACTTTGGGGCTACATTGGAGCCCACTGGCGCCAGTACGCACCACTGCTGCAGGGGAAAGCAGCGATGTACTCGGCTGGTTTTATTATCGCCGCAGAAGCATTG GTATGGGCGTTTATGGATCGTAGATTGTTAGCACCGTTGCTGTGGGTGCATTGTTTGATCGTGGTAAAACCACTCCTTGATAGGAAGCCATCGGATGTAAACAATCGCTCGATGGTACGGCATTGGATAGCGTTCAATCTGCTTCTGTCCGGGTTTTTCTTACTCCCAACCATTGGACGAGACAGCTCTAATGTGTATCTGCT GTGCATATCGATCTTCGCATGGACGGCTGTTAACACGATGATTGTACATCGTTCGAAGCATACTTCCTTGTTGAAGAGTATTGCTGTGCTGGTGCAACTACTCCAAGCAGCGAATTTGCTGTACCTGATTTTTCTCATCCAAGCATCAGCAAATGTACCGCAGTGGTGCAGATCGCTGTGTTGGGTGTTTTCAG GACTTGGTTTGTTGGCTCCCTACTCGACGAGTACTTCCGTGTCGGATCGTATGCTGGCATTGTTCAGCGGTCTGAGCGGCCCTTACATGATGCTGTCGCTCTCCTACGAGCCCTTGTTCCTGCTGTGTTTCTGCTATACGCTCTATCTTTGGCTTAATGTGGAGAACTGCATGCGTAACAAAAGAATTGCG CTGGATAGTTTCCACTATTGCTCATCCATTCAGGCAGAGGGAAGCATCGATTTTAAAAATACACGCCTTACGTTTGGATTC ATGCTATTTCTGCTTGTATCCTTTTTTGGGACGGGCAATTTGGCCACCGTAAGCTCGTTCGATACCAACTGGGTCCGATGCTTCGTCACGACGTTCTCACCCTTCACCATGATGGCATTGATTGTGTTCAAACTATTAGTACCAGTTCTGCTGCTTATCTGCGTTTTGAAAGCGATGGTCATCATCAGCTCG gtaccCAAGACGAAAATGTTCACTCTCACACTGATGGTGTGCGATTGGATGTGTATGAACTTCTTCTTCCTCGTGAAAAACAAAGGCTCGTGGATGGAAATTGGCTCCTCCATATCACACTTCGTCATCCTGGAGTGTACCACGATTGTGGTAATTATGATGTACGAACTGGCCCACTTCGTAACGGACGTAACGCTCACTACGAGCACTCCTGGGACGCGACCAGCGCAAGCATATGTGACCTCCTCACAGAGCCTTCCATACACCAATAAAGAAAGGGTTGAGTAG